In Phycisphaerae bacterium, the DNA window TGGAGGCCAGTGCCATGCCGCCCAACGTACCCTCCAGAAACTGACGACGATTGATTCGGTCACTTCGAGAATTCATGACAGGCTTCCTCATAGACTGACACCCGGGGCAGAGCGACCCATAGCCTCTGCTTGTCGCCCGGTAATGAAGGCTACACCCCGAACCGAAGCTGTGTCAACGCCTGACCCGGGCCGCCTCGACGTGGCCCGTCGCAGCCGTTAAGGTCGGGAGCGGGCCTTGTGGTGCATTTGGAGGAAACCAGACAGGAGAACCCTGATGTCCTCGGCTCACAAGTCGGCTTCAATCCAGGCGGCTACCGGGCACATTACCGTGCTTGTTTCGCTGATCGTATGCGCCGGGGCTCGGCTTGCATGGGCCCAAACAGCTCTACTGCGAATGAATGAGCACTACATTGCCGGGCCGATGCCTGGGCAGAACAGAGATGAGTGGCTCACGGCGGCGCGGGAGTATCGCCGACAGATCCGCGAGAATGGGTTTGCGCGGGCCGAAACGCGAGCGGCGGGGGCACGGCAGCTCGATCTGAGGATTTACGACCGCGCCGATCTGCAGTGGATGGCCCGCAACTTCGCGTGTCATTTCACTTTCATGTACGACCGTTCGTTTTATGACCCTGAGTCCGGCCGATACACCGTCGATGAGTTCCTCGACGACGGCGTGCGCGAGTTCGGCGGTTACGACAGCATCATGTTGTGGCAGGGTTATCCTCGTCTCGGGGTGGACGACCGCAACCAGTTCGACATGTACCGAGACATGCCGGGCGGCTTGAAGGGTCTGAGGGAAATGGTGCGCCGATGCCACGAGCGGGGCGTGAAGGTCTTCATCGACTACAACCCGTGGGACACCGGTACCCGGCGTGAGGGCGAGCCCGACGAACAGGCCCTGGCCGATCTTGTCGCAGCCATCGAGGCCGACGGGATTTTTCTGGACACGATGACGGCCGGATCAGTTGAACTGCGGCGGCGGATCGATCAGGCCCGGCCGGGTGTGGCGTTTATCCCCGAAGGACACCCGGCTATCGAGCAACTCTCCATCTGCAGCGGATCTTGGGCTCAGTGGCTGGTGGACTCATACCTTCCGGGGATGCTTCATCTCAAATGGATCGAGCCGCGCCACATGCAGTTTCAGATCAGGCGGTGGAACACCGATCATGTTGCCGAGATCGAAACAGCGTTCTTCAACGGCAGCGGCATGATGATCTGGGAGAACATCTTCGGATCGTACAACCCGTGGTCGGCGCGGGATCGTGCAATCTGGAGGCGCGCCTCGGCCATACTGCGGTGTTTCGCGTCCGATTTCGCGAGCAAGCGGTGGGAGCCTTTCTATCCGACCCTCGTTGACCGTCTGCACGCTCACCGCTGGCCGGGCGACGGGTATTGGCTGTTCACATTGCTCAATCATGGTCAGCCACTGAATAACGCCGGGCTGATCGATGTGCCTTACGGCAAGGACAACAGGTTTTTTGACGTGTGGAGGGGTCGGGATTTGCAGACCAGACCCGCCGGCACCGGCACAAGGATCATCGACAGCGTCGATCGGCTCGGCTGCATTCTGGCGATTGAGCAAGCGAGGATCACGCCCGAACTGGAGA includes these proteins:
- a CDS encoding SUMF1/EgtB/PvdO family nonheme iron enzyme; its protein translation is MSSAHKSASIQAATGHITVLVSLIVCAGARLAWAQTALLRMNEHYIAGPMPGQNRDEWLTAAREYRRQIRENGFARAETRAAGARQLDLRIYDRADLQWMARNFACHFTFMYDRSFYDPESGRYTVDEFLDDGVREFGGYDSIMLWQGYPRLGVDDRNQFDMYRDMPGGLKGLREMVRRCHERGVKVFIDYNPWDTGTRREGEPDEQALADLVAAIEADGIFLDTMTAGSVELRRRIDQARPGVAFIPEGHPAIEQLSICSGSWAQWLVDSYLPGMLHLKWIEPRHMQFQIRRWNTDHVAEIETAFFNGSGMMIWENIFGSYNPWSARDRAIWRRASAILRCFASDFASKRWEPFYPTLVDRLHAHRWPGDGYWLFTLLNHGQPLNNAGLIDVPYGKDNRFFDVWRGRDLQTRPAGTGTRIIDSVDRLGCILAIEQARITPELEKLLSQGRIESEPRLPIDQRNVVRSVVEAEPVKPTPLVPRHSPPKAMVLVPGAKLRMQIKHMRRECGCYPDPGTPKDRWNDFLAGNPHDQILTHDYAVDLKSFFIDEVEVSNADFSRFLEATRYQPKHPENFLKHWPNGHMPETLADHPVVYVDLDDARAYAKWAGKRLPTEAEWQLAAQGTDGRAWPWGNEFDASRCNCDGQGTMPVRSLPDGRSPCGCYHMLGNVWEWTESARDDGHTRFVMIRGGSWFDAKGSIWYIRSATERCDSHVKFIRMWPGLDRCATIGFRCVMDVAE